TGACTGTTTTGATCAAATAATGCTCGACAGCGGTGCATTGTTCATCTGGAGGCACTTATGAATACGTCACGCATCGCAAAATCCACAGTTTTCACGGCGTCATTGCTGCTTGCTGCGGGCACTGCCTCGGCGGCCGAACTCAACATCTACACAACCCGCGAACCGGGCCTCATCCAGCCGCTGCTCGATTCCTTCACTGTCGCGACCGGCACCAAGGTCAACACGGTGTTCATGAAGGACGGTCTGGCCGAGCGCGTCGCCACAGAAGGCGCAAGCTCGCCGGCCGACATCCTGATGACCGTCGATGCCGGAAACCTCATCGATCTCGTTGAAAAGGGCATTACCCAGCCGATCGAATCCACCGTTCTGACGGAATCGATCCCTGCGCAGCTGCGCGATGAAAAGGGCCATTGGTTTGCCTTGTCGATGCGCGCCCGCGTCATCTACGCCGCCAAGGATCTGGACCTGACGGCCTTCAACTATGAAGACCTGGCGGATCCGAAATGGAAGGGCAAGATCTGCATTCGCTCCGGCCAGCATCCCTATAACACCGCGCTGTTTGCCGATCATATCGCCCATTATGGCGCTGATGCCACAGAAACATGGCTGACGGGTCTGAAGGATAACCTCGCCCGCAAGGCTGCCGGTGGCGACCGCGATGGCGCCAAGGATATTCTCGGCGGCATTTGCGATATTGCCGTGGCAAACTCCTATTATGTCGGCCTGATGCGCTCGGGCAAGGGTGGCGAAGAGCAGGTGGCGTGGGGCGATGCCATCAAGGTCGTGCTGCCGACATTCAAGGACGGCGGAACGCAGGTGAACATCAGCGGCGC
The sequence above is drawn from the Pararhizobium qamdonense genome and encodes:
- a CDS encoding Fe(3+) ABC transporter substrate-binding protein, with the protein product MNTSRIAKSTVFTASLLLAAGTASAAELNIYTTREPGLIQPLLDSFTVATGTKVNTVFMKDGLAERVATEGASSPADILMTVDAGNLIDLVEKGITQPIESTVLTESIPAQLRDEKGHWFALSMRARVIYAAKDLDLTAFNYEDLADPKWKGKICIRSGQHPYNTALFADHIAHYGADATETWLTGLKDNLARKAAGGDRDGAKDILGGICDIAVANSYYVGLMRSGKGGEEQVAWGDAIKVVLPTFKDGGTQVNISGAAVAKNAPNKAEAVKLLEYLVSGDAQKIFAEANFEYPVKAGAAVDPIVASFGELKIDLKPLTEIVSHRKQASELVDKVGFDN